A section of the Schistosoma haematobium chromosome ZW, whole genome shotgun sequence genome encodes:
- the NOMO1 gene encoding nodal modulator (EggNog:ENOG410V4TQ~COG:O~SECRETED:SignalP(1-17)) → MVILFVSLLFFPTTILTQHSDTVVGCGGFIRWKEAHPDSALDFRKLKISLFSETTSTLKDVTDVLPNGAYSVPLYDEGVYRIRLTTPKGWHIEPSDGYLLDLEKDPRACFKDFDFSIVGFSIFGQVTTSGMKTGPPGLSVRLTDPTSHKPMLHNFTQNQGHFMISPVTPGNYLLTVSNQDRSDKDHTRASINIKVQSDSINLPEPIILLGHFLRGRVTDFSQNPLVDAKVFLLCDKDKTLSKSSTTLDKSVYSHIVEALGEMHYKFLTIQESSTDSDGYFTFDRLPGGSYLLVPLYTPKKSGVVFSFTPKFLPVAMEHTDVDLGPDTFTLQSFKLNPGRITWPNGVPISSAKITITTNTSQQSVLTDGNGFYQLNHVIAGDYKFQVEVENAFFETYSINLNHLLESLPNLVPDKVSVCGNLILADTSSDLKLKVYIVVRSVDNNSEINRVETNLEDGIFKFCAFLNPERYSLHPDVSLFGVNQHSDKILRFTPSEIMVDITGSPVVNVTFSQFRAKLFGRINCLLPCAYYKTPVYAQLTSLHSNTIQPKLYEFIPSKTDLHVAFFKAEEMLPGDYAIQVVFYTGSSLTTIDSWCWDHHEKTDSGEFQPIESSKRILHIRSDDLHYDNESALDFRQTGFLIPVQFELPNYVTRVPTVLLFASNYFKENNTTVKSSIVWNLTKTCNRICLPSPEKVYKISLSSTCTRVRLLQATEINPSKDCHLTLNSSARIRIGVEELPVVIHLKLDEVAARFFDDLKEVFDSPYSFQIEDFTSNTSVTPRSKLVETFWSKSSQNIESVSATGVFWLNIRNTIRVTPKSLNLKQNHMVHLITYPSSQDINLQSDSEQQQKQIDDISCSLTIPIVNPSKSTVNDVHTLCLSLFVGQNVEFSLTISVNLRGRIDPPTERVNIELFKKLPQMSEKSPTSVEHDHLLLPVNSESELVTKTEKETNSSEPIAVTQSDSQGLFSFNALPLTDYEVFNIKSIFEVSKMYQILLSKAGYKFDIINKTDVKHQLTGFDWYVKSTRLSLVEVFVYNYPVSEDSRQPLPAVLISIIGEGHRANHLTNDEGVVRFVGLSPGQYYVRPMMKEYSFTVKSPDQSESGQAIPVQIEEGKSAVIILSALRIAFSASGVVTSLAGIPESGVLVEASWLPGTQNTVHNDLLHLKSNSNMTCQLRYDQINIIPREQSVTDSNGNFRIRGLIPGCVYRISVHINPNILSNLILDQVTRESSKLSSRNDVEHAVPDHVNLQMLTTDTNGLHFYIIRHLCTSLITVNVQTPDIYLPTLRLIVFPVGHPENIVAKHDFGIDSSLFSLSGSKLIPMIGREYVIRLISDLEPKFYINANVQNIIFKPKWNVSEHFNFQFHPKLRTTLSD, encoded by the exons ATGGTTATTTTGTTTGTCTCCCTGTTGTTTTTCCCGACAACAATATTAACGCAACACTCAGATACTGTGGTCGGCTGTGGTGGCTTTATAAGATGGAAAGAAGCTCATCCCGATTCTGCACTTGATTTCAGAAAGCTGAAAATAAGTCTGTTCTCAGAAACTACTAGCACATTAAAAGATGTGACCGATGTTCTCCCTAACGGAGCTTATTCCGTTCCGTTATATGATGAGGGCGTTTACAGGATTAGGTTAACTACTCCTAAAGGCTGGCATATTGAACCGTCTGATGGCTACCTTTTGGACCTGGAGAAAGATCCGAGGGCTTGTTTCAAAGATTTTGACTTCAGCATAGTTGGATTCTCAATTTTCGGGCAG GTAACTACTTCTGGAATGAAGACCGGGCCACCTGGTTTATCAGTTCGATTAACTGACCCTACCTCTCACAAACCAATGCTTCATAATTTTACACAGAATCAAGGTCATTTCATGATATCTCCTGTGACTCCTGGTAACTATTTATTGACCGTCAGCAATCAAGATCGTAGTGATAAAGATCATACAAGAGCATCTATCAATATTAAAGTTCAGTCTGATAGTATCAACTTGCCAGAACCAATCATTTTACTT GGTCATTTTCTCCGTGGACGTGTGACAGACTTCAGTCAGAATCCTTTGGTCGATGCAAAAGTTTTCCTGTTATGTGATAAAGATAAGACATTATCGAAATCCTCTACCACTCTAGACAAGTCAGTATATTCACATATAGTCGAAGCACTTGGTGAAATGCATTATAAATTTTTAACAATACAAGAG TCTTCAACAGACTCAGATGGCTATTTTACGTTTGATCGTCTACCGGGCGGCAGTTATCTTCTTGTACCCTTATATACGCCTAAGAAGTCCGGGGTCGTTTTTTCATTTACTCCGAAATTCCTCCCGGTAGCAATGGAGCACACAGATGTGGATCTTGGGCCTGATACGTTTACATTGCAAAGCTTCAAACTTAATCCAGGACGTATCACGTGGCCGAACGGTGTTCCGATATCATCAGCTAAG ATTACAATTACTACTAATACATCACAACAATCTGTATTAACAGATGGTAATggattttatcaactgaatcaCGTAATTGCAGGGGACTATAAATTTCAG GTCGAAGTAGAAAACGCTTTCTTTGAAACTTATTCAATAAATCTAAATCATTTACTAGAATCTCTTCCCAACTTAGTTCCTGACAAGGTTTCTGTATGTGGAAACCTAATCCTAGCTGATACATCATCAGATTTAAAA CTTAAAGTATACATCGTTGTTCGTAGTGTTGACAACAATTCTGAAATCAATCGAGTTGAAACAAATCTAGAAGATGGGATATTCAAATTCTGTGCTTTTCTTAATCCCGAACGTTATTCATTGCATCCAGATGTTTCACTGTTTGGAGTAAATCAACATTCTGATAAAATACTACGATTCACTCCTTCAGAAATAATG GTTGATATAACTGGTTCTCCTGTAGTCAATGTAACATTTTCTCAGTTTCGTGCTAAATTGTTTGGGAGAATTAATTGTTTACTTCCATGCGCTTATTATAAGACACCGGTTTATGCTCAACTGACTTCACTGCACTCAAATACAATTCAGCCAAAACTATATGAATTTATACCTAGCAAA ACTGACTTGCATGTAGCTTTTTTCAAAGCTGAAGAGATGCTTCCAGGTGATTATGCTATTCAGGTTGTTTTCTATACGGGCTCTTCACTTACTACAATAGACAGTTGGTGTTGGGATCACCATGAAAAGACAGATAGTGGGGAATTTCAACCGATTGAATCTTCCAAGAGAATTCTTCATATACGTTCTGATGATTTACATTATGATAATGAATCAGCTCTTGATTTTCGTCAAACCGGGTTTCTTATTCCAGTACAATTTGAATTACCGAATTATGTTACAAGAGTGCCTACTGTGCTTTTGTTTGCTTCAAATTACTTCAAGGAAAATAATACGACAGTTAAAAGTTCCATAGTATGGAATTTAACTAAAACATGTAACAGA atTTGTCTACCTTCTCCTGAAAAAGTTTATAAAATTAGCTTATCTAGCACATGCACTCGAGTCAGACTATTACAAGCCACTGAAATAAATCCATCAAAAGATTGTCACCTTACACTTAATTCTAGCGCTAGGATCCGCATCGGCGTAGAAGAACTGCCTGTTGTTATTCATCTAAAACTCGATGAAGTGGCCGCAAGATTTTTCGATGATCTCAAGGAAGTTTTCGATTCTCCTTATTCATTCCAAATAGAAGATTTTACTTCTAATACATCTGTAACACCTCGATCAAAACTAGTTGAAACATT TTGGTCTAAATCATCTCAAAACATCGAGTCGGTATCTGCAACAGGAGTGTTCTGGCTTAATATCAGAAACACAATTCGCGTTACTCCTAAATCACTGAATTTAAAGCAAAATCATATGGTTCATTTGATAACATATCCGTCTAGTCAAGATATTAATCTTCAATCCGACtctgaacaacaacaaaaacaaattgaTGATATTTCATGTAGTTTAACTATCCCTATAGTTAACCCCTCTAAATCTACTGTAAATGATGTACATACATTATGTTTATCACTTTTTGTTGGACAAAATGTTGAATTCAGCCTCACGATCTCTGTCAATCTTAGGGGTCGTATCGATCCGCCTACTGAGAGG GttaatattgaattattcaaGAAATTGCCTCAAATGTCAGAAAAGTCTCCAACTTCTGTCGAACACGATCATCTCTTACTACCTGTGAATAGTGAATCCGAATTGGTAACTAAAACAGAAAAAGAAACTAACTCATCTGAACCAATTGCAGTCACTCAGTCGGATAGTCAAGGTTTATTCTCTTTTAATGCCCTACCTTTAACAGATTACGAAGTATTCAATATTAAATCTATATTTGAGGTTTCTAAAATGTATCAGATTTTATTATCTAAAGCTGGTTACAAGTTCGATATCATTAATAAAACAGATGTAAAACACCAATTGACAGGTTTCGACTGGTATGTAAAGTCAACTAGACTTTCTCTTGTTGAAGTGTTTGTCTATAACTATCCTGTCTCAGAGGATTCACGTCAACCATTACCAG CTGTATTGATTTCCATTATTGGAGAAGGACATCGTGCAAATCATTTAACAAATGATGAAGGCGTTGTACGCTTTGTCGGTTTATCTCCTG GACAGTATTATGTACGTCCAATGATGAAGGAGTATTCATTTACTGTTAAATCTCCTGATCAGTCTGAATCTGGTCAAGCTATTCCTGTGCAGATAGAAGAAGGAAAATCGGCTGTCATCATATTGTCTGCACTTCGAATTGCTTTTTCCGCTTCAGGAGTT GTTACTTCGTTAGCTGGTATCCCAGAATCTGGTGTTTTAGTTGAAGCTTCCTGGTTACCTGGAACACAAAATACTGTACATAACGATTTGTTGCACTTAAAATCAAATAGCAACATGACGTGTCAACTTCGATATGatcaaattaatattattccACGGGAACAATCTGTAACGGATTCAAATGGCAATTTTCGTATTAGAGGTCTTATACCAG gtTGTGTATACAGGATCTCTGTACATATAAATCCTAATATTTTATCAAATCTTATATTGGATCAAGTGACAAGGGAGTCAAGTAAACTATCTTCTCGCAATGATGTTGAACATGCAGTTCCTGATCATGTAAATTTGCAGATGCTAACCACTGACACAAATGGACTACATTTCTACATAATTCGTCACCTTTGTACTTCTTTG ATTACTGTTAATGTCCAAACTCCTGATATTTACCTGCCTACTTTACGATTAATCGTATTTCCTGTTGGTCATCCAGAAAATATTGTTGCTAAACATGACTTCGGTATAGATTCTTCATTATTCAGTTTGTCCGGATCAAAACTTATTCCAATGATTGG